Proteins found in one Hevea brasiliensis isolate MT/VB/25A 57/8 chromosome 18, ASM3005281v1, whole genome shotgun sequence genomic segment:
- the LOC110654950 gene encoding probable transcription factor At1g11510 has product MAPKRSTPFEDPPAASSSEEEESSSGEEEEEEEEEEEDGEEAEGSSSEDDETEGKPQKPSSLPPQTQPAKPVPKQPDSTTQKAGPESESDGSDSESDSDDDRANHAGDASVKPIASKLMEETPLKTTKPRSKPSASTQVAGKSTAAVKRGSETDGDPKDSKRAKKKNSESDGAVEKPEDMKKQLFQRLWSEDDEIAVLKGIIDFSEKKGVDPAKDMSSFYDFIKKSLHFDVSLNQLKDKVSRLKKKFENHVSKGKMGEDKTFSKAHDQKSFDLSKKIWGSEATIRGGVDLVVKSNGKAKKSGSNNQRGKSVTAMKAELDADVEKETEKVDKMEVEMDSHSVLKHIVRFDKSVSVAGMEEYVVKRGLDMLEGAKKAEMEEKWRKLHVGELELFLKRNELIREQAKLMLASYKTEQG; this is encoded by the coding sequence ATGGCCCCAAAACGTTCAACTCCCTTCGAAGATCCACCGGCTGCTTCTTCTTCTGAAGAAGAGGAAAGCTCCagtggagaagaagaagaagaagaagaagaagaagaagaagacggaGAAGAGGCAGAGGGATCTTCATCTGAAGATGACGAAACAGAGGGGAAACCACAAAAACCCTCTTCTCTACCACCACAGACCCAACCGGCAAAGCCAGTTCCCAAGCAGCCCGATTCTACAACCCAGAAAGCTGGGCCCGAGTCTGAGTCTGATGGGTCTGATTCTGAGTCCGATTCCGATGATGACCGAGCTAATCATGCCGGTGACGCCAGTGTCAAGCCCATCGCTTCTAAGCTTATGGAGGAGACTCCCCTTAAAACAACGAAGCCTAGATCCAAACCATCGGCATCAACTCAGGTTGCGGGGAAATCAACGGCGGCGGTGAAGAGGGGCAGTGAAACGGATGGCGACCCAAAGGACTCAAAGCGGGCCAAGAAGAAGAATTCGGAATCAGATGGAGCTGTTGAAAAGCCTGAGGATATGAAGAAACAACTTTTTCAACGGCTCTGGAGCGAGGATGATGAGATTGCGGTACTAAAGGGCATCATTGATTTTAGTGAAAAGAAAGGAGTCGACCCTGCCAAGGATATGAGCTCGTTTTATGATTTCATTAAGAAATCGCTTCACTTTGATGTCTCTTTAAACCAGTTGAAAGATAAGGTTTCGAGATTAAAGAAGAAGTTTGAGAACCATGTGAGCAAAGGGAAAATGGGTGAAGATAAGACATTTTCTAAAGCTCATGATCAAAAGTCTTTTGATTTGTCAAAAAAGATATGGGGTAGTGAAGCAACTATCAGGGGAGGAGTGGATTTGGTTGTTAAATCGAATGGCAAAGCTAAGAAGAGTGGCAGTAATAATCAGAGAGGTAAGAGTGTGACTGCAATGAAGGCAGAGCTGGATGCGGATGTGGAGAAGGAGACTGAGAAGGTTGACAAGATGGAGGTTGAGATGGATAGCCATTCTGTTCTGAAACACATTGTACGGTTTGATAAGAGTGTAAGTGTTGCAGGAATGGAGGAGTATGTGGTAAAGCGGGGACTGGATATGTTGGAGGGAGCTAAAAAGGCTGAGATGGAAGAGAAATGGAGGAAGTTGCATGTTGGTGAGTTGGAGCTGTTTCTGAAGCGAAATGAGTTGATAAGGGAGCAGGCAAAGCTGATGTTGGCTTCCTACAAAACTGAGCAGGGTTAG